A stretch of DNA from Candidatus Chlorohelix allophototropha:
CAGAGTCTCGAAGTCCCTCACGGTTTGACTGGTCTATTAACTCAGAATTCAGGACACTTGTGATATTTAAACGCCCAATCAATTGTGCGCGATTAACTTTATAACCAGATGAGCTAAATGCTCTACGATCTAGATCGAGCCAGTCATCACGTAAATCACCGTAAGGTAATACACGAAAACCGTCCCGGAAAACCATAATTCCGCCACCCCATTCTCGTACTAGGTTGGCAACAGTATTGCGATCACCAATTCCTTCAAGTGCAGTCAGTATCCGCCGGTTATACCAATAAATTTCTAAATTGAATGGTCCAAGGGATTTCAGTAGTCGCATTCGTTCCATACCCTCAGAGGGTAAAAGATTGTTTGTAAGATCTAATGATTTCTTAACTCTGGGTTTTTCTAAAGGGTTTAGTACTACAGAAATTAGATGGGCACCCTCAAGTGCAAAGTATTGTTGTCGCTCTCTATAACGTACAGAACCAGATAATCTCATCTCGCCATTGCTCTGCTGTATAAATTGTGCCTTGACAATAGCATGAGCATTCTCAAGTAAAAGGTTTTTGAATCGCGGAATTATTACTGGTTCTTGGTTGAATCGAAGCTGGATGGGAAATATGGTGGTTTCAGTAAATGGATCGGTTAGCTTACTGAACTCCTGTATGGCTAAGGTTTCAAGTCTGTCTTTAGACCATGCTGAAGTCAACCAACTAATTCGAATAATTGTGCCAGATACACTAGTGTCCCTTTTAGACGCGCCAAGATGGGGTTCAATTTTGAATTCGCTTAAAAGTGCATCGGAATCGTGAGAAAAAACCGACCAATCTATGTCTAGGACATTCCATTTGCTTTCATCTGCCTGTGTTGATTCCACATGTAATTGGGTACCAAGTCGCATTGCAGACAAACGTCCTATACCTTTTTCACCCAGCAATGGCCGCCCGCTTGAATTGTTATGCCCTTTATCACGTAATAAACGTCGAGACCTTGTACCAATTGTTAGATACACATCATTAAGTGTTTGGAGAGACATCCCCTCACCAGTATCGCTGACAACTATTGAATTACTTTCTGTTAGTACACGCAGAAGATCAGGCCAGGTTTCTGCTTCCAAAATAGTCTGACGGAACTCCTGTATATTAGGTACAGTCATGTCAATAGTAGCTAACGCTGTCTGCTTAAATGCTTCAATTGAAGTGACGGCACCAGAGTCACTTTCTACACTAATGTCTTGGCTACGTGAATATTCAATAAAATTCAATAAAATTGAATGGGGAATGCGGACAGTTACGTCAATCGTAACGCGTTTCGAACCGGCATCAAATGCATTTTTAACCAACTCAAAAAGTGCCACACCGTCTGAACTGATAAGTTCAGCACCTAAGTGGAGGAGGGTTCGAGCAGCAACTTGAAATGGCACTATGCACCTCCTCCCTGTGGAACTACATCAGATTTGTCTTTTTTATTCAGGCTTTGTTCAAGCAACTGTACTAAAATTGCTAAACGTAATTCTTCAGATTCTGGTAATAAGCCTTGCAGTTCTGAAACTTTGTTTTTTACTTCCAATTCGATTTCAGGTCTAACCTGAACAACTTGCATAGCTTCCATTCCATTAGAATGAGTTAAACCCACACGAACGGCTGGGCCACTAGTTGTATAGTTGTGTTGTGAGAAGGTAATAGCTTCTAACCGTTGGAATGTATTACAAAGAATTTCAATCTCTTCGCCAGCTTTTTTCTCATCACCCGGTAGCCAGTTTCGGGTAGGTTTAGCTATAACAAAGCTTCCTAATGCTTCTGCCCATGAGTCAGAGTTAAGTCTTGTATCCCCTAACCGCAAAGCGAAAGTTCGCAGTCGAGATTCAGAAGCTGCAACAGCAACGTTTGTTGCACGACTAGCAATACGCTCTCGATCGATAGCTCCTTCACCCTCACCTAGAGCATTGGCAACTTTTGAGCGAATCCGTTCAAGCAATAACGGATAAGTATTGCGGAGGTCATTTAGTGCTTGTTGCAATAGTGTAACAAACTTTTCAATTCGTTCAGTATCCGGCGTTTCCTCGGCAGAGAAGCTTTCAACACCGCAGGCTTCAGGTAATTCTTTGAAAAGCAGCGGCCTAGGCTCACGCGCTTTAAATAGAACTTCGCGTACTCGAGAAGCAATGGTGGGAAGATTTACAGTTCGTCTGGTATATTCTGGAAGTTCTGCCGCAAAGTTAATAAACGATCTTACGACATCTAACAATTCAAGATCTTTATCTGGGGAGTCTACAAAAATTCTCGCCAATCTGTTGAAAAGTCTCACACGAACGCCCGCAACACGCACCATTTGGAATTCAAAAGTTGCAGGAGCCTTGATAAGACGAAGAAAATTGGATGGATTCAGACCTGTTATGAATGTACCATTTTCGTAAACTGCTAACTCATGGGAGTGTCCAGCAACCACTATTGCCAATAAAAGCGGAATAACACCCATGCGTATTCCAAATGGTCTGGAAGTAAGTGCAGTAATAATTGTTGGTACAGATACTCGTTGCTCTTGAGCTTCTTCAAGAATATTTAGGATTTTTAGAAGAGCAGGTCGAAGTTGTAATGTATCATTTTCCTCTTCTGGTTCTTCTATTATATATTGCCCATCCAATTCACGGTGGATTACACCTGCTTTTAAGACAGACAAATACATAGATTTTTCTGGGGGTGCTTTGTCTTGATTAATACCCAAAAATGGTTTGTTGGGTGCTTCGAGCATTCTCTCGATTAAACGCATACGTGCATTGGCGGCAGCACTACTCAATATTGATCTATTGAGCAACTCATTCTTTATATATGGAGCATCATTATATAGTTCATCACAAACAGCTGATAAAGTTAGTAATATTCCATGTCCTTGTTCAATAGAGAGAGGTTGTCCTTTACGCCACCACTCAATCTCCATTCCTGTGTCAGCATGACCAAAGCTAATCAATGCTGTCAAGCGATTTCTAAGTGTCCTGCGTGTAGCAGCAATTTCACGGGATACCTCAGCTGAGGCATATATATCATCTGTAAGCTCTGGTGCATTTGATTTTACCCATTCCCAACATCGTACGTCTTGCACCTCATTTCTAAGTCCAATTAATGGAAATGGCACTGCTATTAATATCTCTGGTCGAGAAGCTGCCTCTGATCCTTGCGCAAATTCTCTAGCTTTAATTTGTTCAGATGGGGTATCGCATAGTGCTACTACAACCAAGCCGTCCGCTGCCGTAGGTCGTATGGCATCTTTACTTAAAGATGTGAAATCTGTATATCTGACCTCAAAATATCGCATAGTACCAGTTTTAATGTAATGACGGCGAGCCAGCAAAGTGGGAACAGGAACATCTAAATAATTTGGCAAATGTATTGCAACCTGCTCTATTGGACCCAAAGCTCTCTTCGCATCTTCAAATCGTGTTTCTAGGTTAATGCTTGTAGTAGACCAAAGACGATACCCTCCTGCAGTACCCCGCTTAAAAAGTAAACCACGGTCTTTTAATTTAGCTATGGCAGTCTCTACCTTATATGTTGGATCGTTGTCAACAGTGGCTGATAACAAGGCTACATCTGTAGCTAAATATTGTTCAGAATCTATAAGATTAAGCACTGCTACTGTTTTAAGAATAGCTAGTGCAACTTCATCGTTTATGTCAGCGCTATCTAAAATATCGACTATTCGTAACCATTGGCTACGGAAACTTGCTCCGTCTAAACGATGTCCGAAATTTGCACGGATATAATCGTAAAAGTTCGAAAGGCGGTAATAGCCACCTGCTTTTATTGGGCGTTCCGCAAAAGCTTGTAAACCGTATGGTTCGGTAGAAAGAAGAAAGCCAAACAAAGAGCGCTCATGCTGTCCAAAGCGGGAGAAAAAATTAATAAGTACAGGAATAACCGTTGGATGTAGAGGATAAAGCTTAAGTAAATTAAGCTCACTCAATGTATTGCCAGCCGTGCTATACCAACCTGTAGAGAGGGTTGACTTTATAATTGTTTCCGCATTATGAATGATTTCTTGAGGTAATTGTTCAGTTATAACATTTAATGCACTTGAGACGAGGGTTACCGTATGTGTAAGTGGTTGATCAAAAACAATCTCATCAAATCGTCCTGCTACCTTTTCCCATTCGTGGCGAACTGCAGATGGAAGCCGCTCAGCGTAAGCGTGAAATCCTTGATGCAAAAGCCCAACTAAAACAACTGGATGATTTCCGCTCCGCGCGGCCATTTCTGCCAAACGTTGGAGAAGATAGACATCTTCTCGGTCAGGATAAAGCGCTGCATATTCTAAAAGTTTTCCCATTTCATCCAGAACAAGCAGTACACCTGAATAACCTGGAATATTAGCTAAATCTCTAATTAGCTCAAGAAGCTCTTGATTATCTCCACTATTTTGAAGTCTCTTAGCACGTTCTTTTAGAAGGTCTCTAATATCATTTTGGCTTAGCAGACAATCTAGACTCCACAATATTCCCCGTGCAATAGCAGAGACTAAACCCTCGCGTGCTCCTGTAACAATTACTGGTATTAACTTGAGGTTAAGAAGCTTTGAATTTGCATTTTCAATAGCTAACCGCGCTGGAGTAACAGCAGGTTTCTCTGGGTTGTAAAGTACATGCGCAAGAAGAAGGGCAAATGAAGATTTACCTGAGCCATAGTCACCAGTAATTCTCCAGGCACGGCGTCCTGAGTTCGGCCGCAGACCTTCCGTTATCCTAATAAGAGATCGCTCCATAGACGGCGTTAAAATGTATTGCTCTAACAACTCAACATCATGAAAATCGCGTTCAATATGTATAGATCTTAGGTAACGGTCTGGGATTCGGAAAAGATTTTGAATCAGTCTATGATCTTCTTCTAGTCCGACTAAAAAATGGGTTTTAGGTTGTTCATCCATGATTGTATCCAGTCTCATAAACTGTCGCCAAAAAGTCATAATCAGGAATATTGTTTCGCGTTACCTGACCTTGCACCGCTGATAATTGGTATTCAAATGGTTGAGCTACACCAGACATTACATACAATTCAAGGCGTGTTCTCAAATCATCCTCTGGTAGCTTGAATACTTGGCCTATACTACACTCTGCGACAGCAATATCTCGGAATGTAAGGGTTCTTTCGGTTTGATGCCACCTGTTCCAATAGTCATCTAAGCAATATTCGAATACAGCCTTTGTCAATTCAGGTTTGGCCTCTCGACGGAACAAATAAACATCCTCTAAAGGTCCTTTCAAACCTATTCGTCGTTGGCCTGATTGCCTCAATAGAGCAAGTTCAACAAACGGACTGTCCAGAGAATCTTCAATAGCTGTCCGTTTTTGTGACGGTAAATATGTACGAAGAAATATATCCAGATGCTGCGCTAAAGTGACGGAAGAATGTGAATAACCTAGCCGCTTTCCTTCCCGTTCAAATGCCGTTACGACTTCACTTCTACTTAATTCTGGGTACGGCCAGCGATTTAAAAGGAAGTTCCAAGCGAAAATTGGATCAGCCTTTCGGGAGGATAAATGCCAATGGAGTAGCCAAAGAGTTTGTATATTCTCAAGATAAGGATCAAACCCATCTTCTGAGAAAACTCTTCTGCCAAAGGTTGTTAAGTTGAACACCTTCTGCTGTCGATTAGGAATTGCCACTCCCATTACTTCAACCCAAAAACGAATTGAGTTAACCATGTTTTTACCAACGCCAAGCTTGACCATTGCTTCTTCGTCATTAGTTAATACAGAAGGATTCTCTGCAATAGCACTACAAGCTTTTGGCAACCAAGTATAGCGACAAATAAAAGTCTCGTGTCCAGAAAATCTCATATAGCTGCAATTGCCCTTCGTGTATCTTCTACGGCCGCAGCAAAATAACCTGCTGCGCGCTCGATTTCATCATCAGTTGTAAATTTGCCTAACCCGATACGGAAGGCTCCGTTTTGCAATTCTTCAGCTAAGCCCATAGCGTTAAGAACGTGTGATGGTGTATCCACAGCGGACGTACAAGCAGCCCCCGTTGAAATAGCCAAACGGTTACGTAATCGGGCTAACACCGCGTCATTAGGTACATCAGGTAATGACAAATGTAAGTTGTGACTAAGTCTGTTTGAACGATCACCATTTACTTCCAACCCACTAATAGTGCTGAGTAGTAGGGCTTCTAAATGATTGCGTTGCGCTGCGATTCTAGGTTCATCTTGAATCATTTCCATTTGTCGCAAACGACATGCCTCACCCAGTCCAACGATACCTGGAACATTAGGGGTTCCATTTCCAGTACTTCGCAATCGACCATGACTGTATCGAATAGAAATGTTTGGAAGTGTAACTAATGCGCCTATTCCTTTAGGCCCATACATTTTGTGCCCGCTAACTGTCAGATAGGTAATCCCCCAATCAACTGCGAAAATAGGAATATGTCCAGCAGCTTGTGTTGCATCAATTAAGATTGATGCATTCGCTGAACTCGCAATTTGGGCAATTTGTTCAATTGGGTATAATGTACCTACTTCGTTGTTAGCAGCCATTACACATACCAGATCAATCCCTGAGGCACAAGCAGATTTCAATGCCTCCAAATCTAGACGAGCAAAGTTGTCAACGGGTAGCCATGTGACAACAACATTCCCGTTGTCTTCTTGCAACGATATCGCATCTAAAACTGCTCTATGCTCCACTGCAGATAAAGCTACCCGTAAAGGTATATCTCTATGTGGTCGATTGGAAACAGCATGAGCTATCGCTAGTTGAATTGCTTCGCTCGCTCCTGTTGTAAAGTGTACACCATCTGGATCACCACCGATTAATTTGGCAACCTCGCATTGTGCGGCAACAACCATTTTGGCAGCCATATCACCAAAGACGTGATCTACGCTATTTGGGTTACCATACCCAGTTGTCATAGTGTGAAGAATTACTGCTACAACCCTAGGATCAACTTGAGTACTAGCATGGTTATCTAAATATATCGGTTTCTCTTCAACATTAGACATAATCATTATCATTCCAAAAGTTTCTAAAAATTTGACTTACTAGGTTATCTTCACTACCTTTGCACTTTATATTAGTGGTATAGTTTTGTAATGACACCCTACAACCTATTGTAGGGTGTCATTACAAAATCAACTAAAAATGTCAAAAGTGCAAAGGTAGTGTTATCTTAATAAATATGAAAGATTTTATTTTGAAACCCGTAAAAAGGTAATAGTATTAATCTTCCCCAGCAGCACCTGTTATTGAACTTGGAAATTGTGTAGTAAACAGTTGCACAAGATGTATAACACACATATACCATTTATGCATTATTGCTTTTTTGCACTTTTACATCGATGCAAAACTAGGAGCAATACCATTTCCAAAATAACGGGTGCAGCCATACGCCGTAGTAATCACCAAAAATCGGTGAGCTTTGATATTAAATCGGTGAAATTTTTCACCGATTCTTACCCGATTAGCCTGTAACGTAAGCTTCTGGCAGAACCCTGGGTGTGTATCAAACCGAGTTCTCTCAACTTTTTGAGATCCTCTTTTGCAGTTCGATCAGAGACATTAAAAGCTTTTTCATATTCCTGGCGAGACAGCGATTCACTACCGGTTAGCATAAGCAAAAATTGACGCTGACGTTGATTAAGATCTTCCAGCTGGGCCGGGCTGAAAGGCAGAGCTGAGAGACTTGGATTCAGGCGGTAGTTGTAGTGGCGTTAGGAACGTCAAAGTCTGGCCCGCTCAGGGTGACGAAAAGGCTGTATCCCTGGTCATCAAAGCGAGGGGAGCGCAAACCAGCTGCAGTCATTAGTTCCACCACGCGCCGCACTTCGGTGCCTTGAGCCTCAATATATCCAATATGGTACAGCAACTCACCCAGTTTACGGTTGCGAAAACGACTGGTGGTTAATAGGTTAGCCACTGTCATACCTGGTAGTAAGCCGCCGGGACTATCTATCTCGATGCGATTGCTAAATACCTGGCAGCGAATAGCCGAATCGGTCATCGTGAAGTCGCGATGCACTACGGCGTTCGCTAAAACTTCTCGCACCGCTTCTGCAGGATACTCATCTTCATCAATGCGACGCAGTCCCTCGATACGAGCCGGATTGCGGGTGTTGCGCTGCACGAACTCAAATGCGGTATCTATCATGTCCGGTACGGTTCCGGTGATAATGGCCTGATCCAGGAACCTGAGTACGGTGGTATCTACAAACCGGGCCGCTTTGATTGTATGGAAGGGGAAGAACTTTTGCGGCTCTTTACCGAAGAACAGTAGGCAAGCCACTGTTGGAACATCCTGTGGTGCTATCAGCTCAAGCTTGCGCAATAGCTCCACCTTATCAATACTGCGAGGAATGCGCGATAAACGGGCCTCTTCCCGTCGCTCCAAGTAGCGATCAACTTGCTGCCAATCTATATCAGCCAGGGTAGCGCCTGGAACAGGCTGACTTTCATACCGTTCGCCACCACGATGGTGCATCAAGGACAATAATTCCTCGGATCCAATGGGATTTTTCTGGCTACCACGTCGTACTGGGACATTAGGTTTTTTGGAAGGAAGTTCTGCCGAAAATGGAGTTGCTTTGGCGGTCTGTGCGGCTAACTCTACTACCGGCTCAAATAATTCTAGCTGATAATTGTTATTATTATCTAGATCCGTTTCACATAGAACAGTCTGGTAGTGATTTCTGAGCCAATCCGCCAGTTTTAGCAAGGTAGAGGTATTATCCTTAAGGTCGTCAAACTGACAAAGGTTTTTCGAATCTGCCTCCCGTAATGCTGAAAGAATACCAAAATGTACCAGTAAGTGGTGAGCCAGGGGCTGAACTTCCTGCAACCGAATTGCGTAAGTCAGCAATAGTTCCAAAAGGGCCTCTTCAGTGCGACAGGTAGTCTCATCCTGAATAAAACGTTCCTTGAGCCTTTGTCGGTGACCGGTTTTACTTTTCTCTTCTGTCATTGCGCTTACCATGCGCTATCTTATACCCTTCTTGAGTTTATTCGTACCAACTGCTTCGGCTGAACCGGAGCGCACCCAACCATCTACCTCTTCTTTTTTGAATTTCCAGAGGCGGCCTACTTTGTGGCAGGGCATGCTCTTCAGCTCAATCCATTTATATACCGTATCGCGTTTGACGCCGAGGTAAGCGGCAATATCATCCACCGAAAGCCAGCGATCTTCCATATATTCACCGCTTTTTACTGGGGAAATAGTTCGACCTAATTATCATAGGCTACTGGACTCAGACTGTCAACAGGTTTAGTACAATCAGACCGATTGTATTAGTACTTATTGGAAAATGATTTTCTCGTTCAAAGCATTGATTTCTCCAATCTTGTATCCCTTTTGGCGGCCCCGTTGTGACTTGTTGTTAAGGTAGTGTCAGTGAGAAACTTCCGGGTAACCAACTCAACCCTTCTTAAAAGCTTGATTACATACCGCTCGTTGAGTGGTGTTGGAGTGAACCCTGTCAGACCAGACCACAAACTAAGCAATATTTGGTAGAATAAAAGCAGATTAGTTTGCGAAAGGACTGGAAGCAATGAAGGGAAGAACCTTTACCCCGGAATTTAAGTTGAAACTGGTCAGAGCGGTGTTGAGCGGCGAAAAAACCATAATACAACTCTGCCGGGAACATAATCTCAGTGACAGCCTGATCCATAATTGGAAGAAACTCTACCGGGAGAAAGGGGAAGCCGCTTTCACCGCTCCCACCCAATCCCGCACCCTTCCAGTTTCATCGGAACAGTCGGAGTTGGAAGCCTTACGCCAGCGGGTGGGTGAACTGGAACGACTAGCGGGTCAACAGGCCCTGGAAATATCGATCTTAAAAAAAGTCTCGGCGATGCTGAATTGTACCCCGTCGCTCAACGGTGTGAAATAATCACCAGACTATATCGGTTCAGCCAGCAAGAGGGTTTAGGCTACTCGATCAGGCAACTCTGCCGACTGCTGGGGGTAAATCGGGCCTGGTACTACCAGCGCCCTAATACTACAGCCGCACTTAGCAAAGATGTAATCCTGATTGACTAAAAACGTAAAATTAGTCAGGGATATAGTGAAACGGCTGGACGAATTGAAAACTTCCAGATTGGGGTCTTTTTAGCTTACGTCAGCCCTGAGCAAGGTCGTAGCTTGCTTGATCGAGAATTTTACCTGCCACGTGAATGGGCCGAAGATGCAATACGGCGACAAGCGGCCGGCATTCCTATCCAACGAACTTTCGCCACTAAACCAGAACTAGCCCGCCAGATGTTGGAACGGGCGATTAGCACCAAAATACCTTTCAAGTGGGTCACCAGCGACGAAGTCTATGGCGGCAACCGGTGCTTACGGATCTGGCTGGAACAGCACGACATTTTTTTCGCTCTGGCAGTTGCTACTAATGAACCCTTGTTTTATAACCTAAGAAATGGTCAGGGTCCGGGCCAGGCCCAGGCTGATCAAATAGCAAATAGTCTACCGACCGAAGCCTGGCAGCGTTTAAGTTGTGGCGAGGGTGCTAAAGGACCACGGATTTATGACTGGGCATTAGCTCACTAATTTCGGGGAGTGCCTAAAAGTTTGAGTTTAGAGTAGGCAATTAACAAGTCTGAGTTCAAGCCTGCATAAGATTCCTAATTTTTGGCAGGTTTGGAAAGCTGTACCGCGCTCTACCCTGCTAATAAATGCCCAACTTGCCTTTTTTTGAATAGCCCTGAGCTCAAGCAGTCCTACCAAACACTCTAAACTCAAATAAAAGAAGAGAGGCGTAGATTTTGAAAACCTTTTTGCTCTTGCTAATTAGCCTCAGAATTTTAGCAGAACTAAAAGTCACATCTCCCAAAATAGGCACTCCCTTATTTCGAGTAGGTTGGCCGGGAAGAGGGCATTGGCTTTTGGTAAGGCGCAATGTGGCAAAACCCACCGAACGGGCTTATTATGTAATATTCGGACCGGCTGAGGTCAAGTTAAGCGAGTTGGTGGGGGTAGTTGGGCAGCGCTGGCA
This window harbors:
- a CDS encoding ATP-binding protein, which codes for MVSAMTEEKSKTGHRQRLKERFIQDETTCRTEEALLELLLTYAIRLQEVQPLAHHLLVHFGILSALREADSKNLCQFDDLKDNTSTLLKLADWLRNHYQTVLCETDLDNNNNYQLELFEPVVELAAQTAKATPFSAELPSKKPNVPVRRGSQKNPIGSEELLSLMHHRGGERYESQPVPGATLADIDWQQVDRYLERREEARLSRIPRSIDKVELLRKLELIAPQDVPTVACLLFFGKEPQKFFPFHTIKAARFVDTTVLRFLDQAIITGTVPDMIDTAFEFVQRNTRNPARIEGLRRIDEDEYPAEAVREVLANAVVHRDFTMTDSAIRCQVFSNRIEIDSPGGLLPGMTVANLLTTSRFRNRKLGELLYHIGYIEAQGTEVRRVVELMTAAGLRSPRFDDQGYSLFVTLSGPDFDVPNATTTTA
- a CDS encoding sensor histidine kinase, with product MPFQVAARTLLHLGAELISSDGVALFELVKNAFDAGSKRVTIDVTVRIPHSILLNFIEYSRSQDISVESDSGAVTSIEAFKQTALATIDMTVPNIQEFRQTILEAETWPDLLRVLTESNSIVVSDTGEGMSLQTLNDVYLTIGTRSRRLLRDKGHNNSSGRPLLGEKGIGRLSAMRLGTQLHVESTQADESKWNVLDIDWSVFSHDSDALLSEFKIEPHLGASKRDTSVSGTIIRISWLTSAWSKDRLETLAIQEFSKLTDPFTETTIFPIQLRFNQEPVIIPRFKNLLLENAHAIVKAQFIQQSNGEMRLSGSVRYRERQQYFALEGAHLISVVLNPLEKPRVKKSLDLTNNLLPSEGMERMRLLKSLGPFNLEIYWYNRRILTALEGIGDRNTVANLVREWGGGIMVFRDGFRVLPYGDLRDDWLDLDRRAFSSSGYKVNRAQLIGRLNITSVLNSELIDQSNREGLRDSEEKFVLISLLKYVIQMELRAFLDKTDKELSAREPVLIEELEKRVEDEDRQLRINLDKLAGRVPEIKREGSLFNEIRTSSSHLREIMQEVQVIASEYEQGRRQLLNLAGIGLSVEVLAHELNRATEHALLTLANVREGSSPNSQDALIRTLEVQLKTLQKRLQILDQLSTAGRQRKEKFDLINVIRDIFESKQIPFANEQITPILELEPSSKINKFMINAVKGMMMQILDNLITNSIYWLRQQRMLDPTFKAEIKVTVDATAKELRVTDNGPGILPGLKERIFEAFVSTKPPGQGKGLGLFIAREIAKYHGEDVFLAEKTTEPDGTYNTFVLTLGGVTA
- a CDS encoding transposase, with translation MKGRTFTPEFKLKLVRAVLSGEKTIIQLCREHNLSDSLIHNWKKLYREKGEAAFTAPTQSRTLPVSSEQSELEALRQRVGELERLAGQQALEISILKKVSAMLNCTPSLNGVK
- a CDS encoding DUF4007 family protein — encoded protein: MRFSGHETFICRYTWLPKACSAIAENPSVLTNDEEAMVKLGVGKNMVNSIRFWVEVMGVAIPNRQQKVFNLTTFGRRVFSEDGFDPYLENIQTLWLLHWHLSSRKADPIFAWNFLLNRWPYPELSRSEVVTAFEREGKRLGYSHSSVTLAQHLDIFLRTYLPSQKRTAIEDSLDSPFVELALLRQSGQRRIGLKGPLEDVYLFRREAKPELTKAVFEYCLDDYWNRWHQTERTLTFRDIAVAECSIGQVFKLPEDDLRTRLELYVMSGVAQPFEYQLSAVQGQVTRNNIPDYDFLATVYETGYNHG
- a CDS encoding HTH domain-containing protein codes for the protein MNPSLSALPFSPAQLEDLNQRQRQFLLMLTGSESLSRQEYEKAFNVSDRTAKEDLKKLRELGLIHTQGSARSLRYRLIG
- the mads1 gene encoding methylation-associated defense system helix-turn-helix domain-containing protein MAD1, whose protein sequence is MEDRWLSVDDIAAYLGVKRDTVYKWIELKSMPCHKVGRLWKFKKEEVDGWVRSGSAEAVGTNKLKKGIR
- a CDS encoding cysteine desulfurase family protein; translated protein: MSNVEEKPIYLDNHASTQVDPRVVAVILHTMTTGYGNPNSVDHVFGDMAAKMVVAAQCEVAKLIGGDPDGVHFTTGASEAIQLAIAHAVSNRPHRDIPLRVALSAVEHRAVLDAISLQEDNGNVVVTWLPVDNFARLDLEALKSACASGIDLVCVMAANNEVGTLYPIEQIAQIASSANASILIDATQAAGHIPIFAVDWGITYLTVSGHKMYGPKGIGALVTLPNISIRYSHGRLRSTGNGTPNVPGIVGLGEACRLRQMEMIQDEPRIAAQRNHLEALLLSTISGLEVNGDRSNRLSHNLHLSLPDVPNDAVLARLRNRLAISTGAACTSAVDTPSHVLNAMGLAEELQNGAFRIGLGKFTTDDEIERAAGYFAAAVEDTRRAIAAI